A region of Streptomyces sp. NBC_01267 DNA encodes the following proteins:
- a CDS encoding carbohydrate ABC transporter permease, with amino-acid sequence MSSRTTTTARRRPTGGTGDRTVRTVVYLLLAGVGLMYLLPFVIQVVTSLKTDPDAAAHPLSLLPDPFSLNSYRRLFGLGGTGDAVPFTRWLANSALVTLFITAGRVFFDSLAGYALARLDFRGRALLFNGLLAVMSVPGVVLLIPKFLVLNQLGIFDSYAGMVIPLLVDGAGVFIMRQFFVSVPREVEEAARIDGASIFRTFWSVVLPMARPALITLTILSFQGSWNEFTHFLVATQSPQYETLTTGLAHLVSGSLSAGTQYPLKLTAALLATVPVAVLFFAFQRHFVRSANSGAVKQ; translated from the coding sequence ATGAGCAGCCGGACCACCACCACGGCCCGTCGCCGTCCGACCGGCGGTACGGGGGACCGCACCGTGCGCACGGTCGTGTACCTGCTGCTCGCCGGTGTCGGGCTGATGTACCTGCTGCCGTTCGTCATCCAGGTCGTGACGTCCCTCAAGACCGATCCGGACGCTGCCGCGCATCCGCTGTCGCTCCTGCCGGACCCGTTCTCGCTGAATTCCTACCGGCGGCTGTTCGGGCTGGGCGGGACCGGCGACGCCGTGCCGTTCACCCGGTGGCTGGCGAACTCCGCACTGGTCACCCTCTTCATCACCGCCGGGCGGGTCTTCTTCGACTCGCTGGCCGGGTACGCGCTGGCCCGGCTGGACTTCCGCGGGCGCGCCCTGCTCTTCAACGGGCTGCTCGCGGTGATGTCGGTGCCCGGTGTGGTGCTGCTGATCCCCAAGTTCCTGGTCCTCAACCAGCTGGGCATCTTCGACAGTTACGCCGGCATGGTGATCCCGTTGCTGGTGGACGGGGCCGGCGTGTTCATCATGCGGCAGTTCTTCGTGTCGGTCCCCAGGGAGGTGGAGGAGGCGGCCAGGATCGACGGGGCGAGCATCTTCCGTACGTTCTGGTCGGTGGTCCTGCCGATGGCGAGGCCCGCGCTAATCACCCTGACGATCCTCTCGTTCCAGGGTTCGTGGAACGAGTTCACCCACTTCCTGGTGGCCACCCAGTCCCCGCAGTACGAGACGCTGACGACCGGTCTGGCACATCTCGTCTCGGGCAGCCTGAGCGCGGGCACCCAGTACCCGCTCAAGCTCACCGCGGCGCTGCTCGCGACCGTCCCGGTGGCCGTGCTGTTCTTCGCCTTCCAGCGGCACTTCGTGCGCAGCGCGAACTCCGGAGCGGTCAAACAGTGA
- a CDS encoding MaoC/PaaZ C-terminal domain-containing protein translates to MSAPEGTGAGAWRGRPLGERTVSYEESDAILYALAIGADATDLDLVFEERLRVLPTFALTLAQWAPDALGALGAFDIRTAVHGAQRLEVLAPLPRAGKVAMRAYVGDVWDKGSAAVFDVVVVSDFSVATWSLFAPGRGGFGGERGPSAPAVPPGPTDHRTEVATAPNQAALYRLLGDRHAMHIDPEAARAAGQPRPFLHGLCSLAAATLPLARYAGAHPADLVRLEGRFAAPVFPGDLLTAHTWEPTDAAASPDLRFELHNGGRAAVSGGRAAYRTGRAADTETADAPRQVGASAEK, encoded by the coding sequence GTGAGCGCGCCGGAAGGGACCGGGGCGGGTGCCTGGCGGGGCCGTCCGCTGGGGGAGCGCACCGTCTCGTACGAGGAGAGCGACGCGATCCTCTACGCCCTGGCGATCGGCGCGGACGCCACCGACCTGGACCTGGTCTTCGAGGAGCGCCTCAGGGTGCTGCCGACGTTCGCCCTCACCCTGGCCCAGTGGGCCCCCGACGCGCTGGGCGCGCTGGGCGCGTTCGACATCCGCACCGCGGTGCACGGCGCCCAGCGGCTGGAGGTGCTGGCTCCGCTGCCGCGTGCCGGGAAGGTGGCGATGCGGGCGTACGTCGGGGACGTGTGGGACAAGGGCTCGGCCGCGGTGTTCGACGTCGTGGTGGTCAGCGACTTCTCCGTAGCGACCTGGTCCCTCTTCGCGCCGGGCCGCGGCGGGTTCGGCGGCGAACGCGGACCGTCGGCGCCGGCCGTCCCGCCGGGGCCGACGGACCACCGGACCGAGGTGGCGACGGCGCCGAACCAGGCGGCGCTCTACCGTCTGCTCGGCGACCGCCACGCCATGCACATCGACCCGGAGGCGGCCCGCGCGGCCGGGCAGCCGCGGCCGTTCCTGCACGGTCTGTGCTCGCTCGCCGCGGCGACACTTCCGCTCGCCCGGTACGCCGGCGCCCATCCGGCCGACCTGGTCCGGCTGGAAGGGCGGTTCGCCGCCCCCGTCTTCCCGGGCGACCTCCTCACGGCACACACCTGGGAGCCCACCGACGCAGCAGCCTCCCCGGACCTGCGCTTCGAGCTCCACAACGGCGGGCGGGCAGCGGTCTCGGGGGGACGGGCGGCGTACCGGACCGGTCGGGCGGCGGATACGGAAACGGCGGACGCCCCCCGTCAGGTGGGGGCGTCCGCCGAGAAGTGA
- a CDS encoding lipid-transfer protein, whose product MNALSGAAAIAGIGATEFSKKSGRSELRLACEAVLAAVADAGLTPSDVDGLVTFTSDTSSEIHIARNTGMGELKFFSRVGYGGGAACGTVQQAAMAIATGVAEVVVCYRAFNERSGERYGLGQADRAMDTGADRAAYSWMTPHGLSTPAQWVAMFARRYMYEYGATSEDFGRVAVVDRKHAATNPAAWFHGRPITLADHQASRWIAEPLRLLDCCQETDGGQALVLVSAERARDLPHPPAQVLGAAQGSGRDQHMMTSYYRTGAAAIPEMGLVGEQLYAQSGLGPADMDAAVLYDHFTPLVLPQLEELGFCAPGEAKDFIADGHLEIGGLLPTNTHGGQLGEAYLHGMNGIAEAVRLIRRTSVNQPPDVGHVLVTAGTGVPTSGLVLGAAG is encoded by the coding sequence ATGAACGCCCTGTCCGGCGCCGCCGCCATCGCCGGTATCGGCGCGACCGAGTTCTCCAAGAAGTCCGGGCGCAGCGAACTGCGGCTCGCCTGCGAGGCCGTGCTCGCCGCCGTCGCGGACGCGGGGCTCACACCGTCCGACGTCGACGGGCTCGTGACCTTCACCTCCGACACCAGTTCCGAGATCCACATCGCCCGCAACACCGGCATGGGAGAGCTGAAGTTCTTCTCCCGCGTCGGCTACGGCGGCGGGGCCGCGTGCGGAACGGTGCAGCAGGCCGCCATGGCCATCGCCACCGGGGTGGCCGAAGTCGTGGTCTGTTACCGGGCGTTCAACGAACGCTCCGGCGAGCGCTACGGGCTCGGCCAGGCCGACCGGGCCATGGACACCGGCGCCGACCGGGCCGCGTACTCCTGGATGACACCGCACGGCCTGAGCACCCCCGCCCAGTGGGTGGCGATGTTCGCCCGCCGCTACATGTACGAATACGGCGCCACCAGCGAGGACTTCGGCCGGGTCGCCGTCGTGGACCGCAAGCACGCGGCGACGAACCCGGCGGCCTGGTTCCACGGCCGACCCATCACCCTGGCGGACCACCAGGCCTCCCGCTGGATCGCCGAACCGCTGCGGCTGCTCGACTGCTGCCAGGAGACCGACGGCGGCCAGGCGCTCGTCCTGGTGTCGGCCGAGCGCGCCCGCGACCTGCCGCATCCCCCGGCCCAGGTCCTCGGCGCGGCACAGGGATCGGGACGCGACCAGCACATGATGACCAGCTACTACCGGACCGGGGCCGCAGCCATCCCCGAGATGGGTCTGGTCGGCGAACAGCTCTACGCCCAGAGCGGCCTCGGCCCCGCCGACATGGACGCCGCCGTCCTCTACGACCACTTCACCCCGCTGGTCCTCCCGCAACTGGAGGAACTGGGGTTCTGCGCGCCCGGCGAGGCGAAGGACTTCATCGCCGACGGGCACCTGGAAATCGGTGGCCTGCTGCCCACCAACACCCACGGCGGCCAGCTCGGTGAGGCCTATCTGCACGGGATGAACGGCATCGCCGAGGCGGTCCGCCTCATCCGCCGCACCTCCGTCAACCAGCCACCGGACGTGGGCCATGTGCTGGTGACCGCGGGCACCGGCGTACCCACCAGCGGCCTCGTCCTGGGCGCGGCCGGGTGA
- a CDS encoding MaoC family dehydratase, with the protein MTARARTGPAVGDTLPELSVPLTRTMIVATALASRDFQDVHHDPDSAVERGSADIFMNILTTNGLVDRFVSAWAGPSAVVKAIRIRLGVPNHPGDTMVLSGTVTAVDAGRAEIRVRGDNRLGSHVTGTVVVQFAQEESR; encoded by the coding sequence GTGACGGCCCGCGCCCGAACCGGGCCGGCCGTCGGCGACACCCTCCCCGAGCTGTCGGTTCCGCTCACCCGGACGATGATCGTGGCCACCGCCCTCGCGAGCCGCGACTTCCAGGACGTGCACCACGACCCGGATTCGGCCGTCGAGCGAGGGTCGGCGGACATCTTCATGAACATCCTGACCACCAACGGCCTGGTCGACCGGTTCGTCAGCGCGTGGGCCGGACCGTCCGCCGTCGTCAAAGCGATCCGCATCCGGCTGGGCGTCCCCAACCACCCCGGCGACACGATGGTCCTCAGCGGCACCGTGACCGCCGTGGACGCGGGCCGGGCCGAGATCCGGGTCCGCGGTGACAACCGCCTGGGCAGCCATGTCACCGGCACCGTCGTCGTCCAGTTCGCGCAGGAGGAATCCCGATGA
- a CDS encoding acyl-CoA dehydrogenase family protein, whose product MDFTLDEELLAVRDLAAEIFTDRATSARLREVESGPDRTDPELWAQLAKAGLLGIVLPVDAGGAGLGLGAFSVLLEEQGRRVAPVPLWSAGVGALAVAAHGTPGQRAALLPGAVDGSGRLTVALEEFGPADAAHPACRARAVPVDGDGPAAWRLTGTKAAVPSPFGAGHVLVAATAEQGTGLFLVETDTEGARWEAAETTTYDLSGHLVLDDAAAQAVGTPGTGVLEWLLDRASVALSAVQLGVAQGALAHAATYLSEREQFGRPLATFQAVQHQLADCYIDIDAMRVTHWQAVSDLEAGAEAARAVLVARWWANEAGLNVVHRVQHVHGGIGVDTDYPVHRHFLWGRQIAGTLGGAGATLAQLGAELAGGGPVTP is encoded by the coding sequence ATGGACTTCACGCTCGACGAGGAACTGCTGGCGGTCCGCGACCTCGCGGCCGAGATCTTCACCGACCGGGCCACCTCCGCCCGGCTGCGTGAGGTGGAGAGCGGGCCGGACCGTACCGACCCGGAGCTGTGGGCGCAGCTGGCGAAGGCCGGGCTGCTGGGCATCGTGCTGCCCGTGGACGCGGGCGGGGCGGGCCTCGGACTCGGCGCGTTCAGCGTGCTCCTGGAGGAGCAGGGACGCCGTGTCGCACCCGTACCGCTGTGGTCGGCCGGGGTCGGCGCCCTGGCGGTCGCCGCGCACGGCACCCCCGGGCAGCGGGCCGCGCTGTTGCCGGGGGCCGTGGACGGGAGCGGACGGCTCACCGTCGCACTGGAGGAGTTCGGTCCGGCGGACGCGGCCCACCCCGCGTGCCGGGCGCGGGCCGTCCCGGTGGACGGCGACGGACCGGCGGCCTGGCGGCTGACCGGGACGAAGGCCGCTGTCCCCTCACCGTTCGGGGCCGGGCACGTCCTGGTCGCGGCCACCGCCGAGCAGGGCACCGGGCTCTTCCTGGTCGAGACGGACACCGAGGGGGCCCGCTGGGAGGCCGCCGAGACCACGACGTACGACCTCAGCGGGCATCTCGTCCTGGACGACGCCGCCGCGCAGGCCGTGGGCACCCCCGGAACCGGTGTGCTGGAGTGGCTGCTCGACCGCGCGTCCGTCGCCCTCTCCGCCGTCCAACTGGGCGTCGCACAGGGTGCGTTGGCACATGCCGCCACCTATCTCAGTGAGCGGGAGCAGTTCGGCAGGCCGCTGGCGACCTTCCAGGCCGTGCAGCACCAGCTCGCCGACTGCTACATCGACATCGACGCGATGCGGGTGACCCACTGGCAGGCGGTCTCCGACCTGGAGGCGGGCGCGGAAGCCGCGCGGGCGGTGCTGGTGGCACGGTGGTGGGCGAACGAGGCGGGCCTGAACGTGGTCCACCGGGTGCAGCACGTGCACGGCGGGATCGGCGTCGACACCGACTACCCGGTGCACCGGCACTTCCTGTGGGGCAGGCAGATCGCGGGCACCCTCGGCGGCGCGGGGGCCACCCTCGCGCAGCTCGGCGCCGAACTCGCCGGCGGCGGACCGGTGACGCCGTGA
- a CDS encoding bifunctional MaoC family dehydratase N-terminal/OB-fold nucleic acid binding domain-containing protein, whose protein sequence is MSDVYEKRLQAFTGRELRPVTPGPDPVNVPMIRHWAEAMGDSNRVHLDDAAARAAGRPGVVAPASMIQAWTMPGYAAATAAGDQGAFGELTGLLAEGGYTSVVATDSELEFFRELVPGDHISVTEVVEAISPQKTTALGEGRFVTTLKTYTDAQGGTVATQRWRTLRFRPRNTQAQEPPALRPRPALNSDNAFWFAAAREHRLVIQRCTGCGALRHPTGPCCPDCHSFDWDTVGAAGGGTVHSFTVNHHPRHPAFDFPLVVAVVELTEGTRLIAGLTGVEPSGVHVGMDVVLDWTDPDPELSLPVFRPLAQEEAH, encoded by the coding sequence ATGAGCGACGTGTACGAGAAGCGGCTCCAGGCCTTCACCGGACGCGAACTGCGGCCGGTGACACCCGGACCCGACCCGGTCAACGTACCGATGATCCGGCACTGGGCCGAGGCGATGGGCGACAGCAATCGCGTGCATCTGGACGACGCAGCGGCGCGGGCCGCCGGCCGCCCCGGCGTGGTCGCCCCCGCCTCGATGATCCAGGCATGGACCATGCCCGGCTACGCCGCCGCCACAGCCGCCGGTGACCAGGGAGCCTTCGGTGAACTGACCGGGCTGCTCGCCGAAGGCGGATACACCTCGGTGGTGGCGACCGACTCCGAGCTGGAGTTCTTCCGCGAACTGGTCCCGGGCGACCACATCTCCGTGACCGAGGTCGTCGAGGCGATCTCCCCGCAGAAGACCACCGCGCTGGGCGAGGGCCGGTTCGTCACCACCCTGAAGACGTACACCGACGCGCAGGGCGGGACCGTCGCCACCCAGCGCTGGCGCACCCTGCGGTTCCGGCCGCGGAACACGCAGGCCCAGGAGCCGCCCGCGCTGCGCCCGCGGCCCGCGCTCAACAGCGACAACGCCTTCTGGTTCGCTGCCGCCCGGGAACACCGGCTGGTCATCCAGCGCTGCACGGGCTGCGGTGCCCTGCGCCATCCGACCGGGCCCTGCTGCCCGGACTGCCACTCCTTCGACTGGGACACCGTCGGGGCCGCGGGCGGCGGAACCGTCCACAGCTTCACCGTCAACCACCACCCCCGCCACCCCGCGTTCGACTTCCCCCTGGTCGTGGCGGTCGTCGAACTCACCGAGGGCACCCGGCTGATCGCCGGCCTGACGGGTGTCGAACCGTCCGGCGTGCACGTCGGCATGGACGTCGTACTCGACTGGACCGACCCCGATCCGGAGCTGTCACTGCCGGTGTTCCGGCCGCTCGCGCAGGAGGAAGCACACTGA
- a CDS encoding acyl-CoA dehydrogenase family protein produces MDLRETPAHRRLREELRTYFAGLLPADERRRAGEAGVGGDRFREVVARLGADGWLGIGWPEEYGGQGRSVAEQYVFFDEVQRAGLPFPFVTVNTVGPTLMAYGTPEQKKKFLPGILSGDIVFAIGYTEPGAGTDLASLTTRAVRDGDDFVIDGSKIFTSGANTADHIWLACRTDPGAPKHRGISVLTVPTTDPGFSWSPIRTVGGLLVTATYYSGVRVPAGHVVGEVNGGWQLITTQLNHERIGLAALGGRTIDLWEQTLEWAKENGLAELPWVQRDFARSYAKLEAMRLMNWKMTGEVARSTLSGADAGAAKAYGTETHVDVQRTLTGILGAAGRIRPESPGAALSGQVEQLSRQGIVNTFGGGVNEILRDLVATNGLGLPRRRRSA; encoded by the coding sequence ATGGACCTGCGCGAGACACCAGCGCACCGCCGGCTCCGCGAGGAGCTGCGGACGTACTTCGCCGGACTGCTCCCGGCCGACGAGCGACGCCGGGCCGGCGAGGCGGGAGTCGGCGGCGACCGCTTCCGCGAGGTGGTTGCCAGGCTCGGCGCCGACGGCTGGCTCGGCATCGGCTGGCCCGAGGAGTACGGCGGTCAGGGCCGCTCCGTGGCGGAGCAGTACGTGTTCTTCGACGAGGTGCAACGGGCCGGGCTGCCGTTCCCGTTCGTCACCGTCAACACGGTCGGCCCGACGCTGATGGCGTACGGCACCCCCGAACAGAAGAAGAAGTTCCTGCCCGGCATCCTCTCCGGCGACATCGTCTTCGCCATCGGCTACACGGAACCCGGCGCCGGGACCGACCTCGCCTCGCTGACCACCCGGGCCGTACGGGACGGCGACGACTTCGTCATCGACGGCAGCAAGATCTTCACCAGCGGCGCCAACACCGCCGACCACATCTGGCTCGCCTGCCGCACCGACCCCGGCGCGCCCAAGCACCGGGGCATCTCCGTCCTCACCGTCCCGACCACCGACCCGGGGTTCTCCTGGAGCCCGATCCGCACGGTCGGCGGCCTGCTGGTGACCGCCACCTACTACAGCGGCGTCCGGGTCCCAGCGGGCCATGTGGTCGGCGAGGTGAACGGCGGCTGGCAGCTGATCACCACACAGCTCAACCACGAGCGCATCGGACTCGCCGCGCTCGGCGGCCGGACCATCGACCTGTGGGAGCAGACCCTGGAGTGGGCCAAGGAGAACGGCCTCGCCGAACTCCCTTGGGTCCAGCGGGACTTCGCCCGCAGCTACGCCAAGCTGGAGGCGATGCGCCTGATGAACTGGAAGATGACGGGCGAGGTCGCCCGCTCCACCCTGTCCGGCGCCGACGCGGGCGCGGCCAAGGCGTACGGCACCGAGACGCACGTCGACGTACAGCGCACCCTCACCGGCATCCTCGGCGCGGCCGGCCGGATCCGCCCCGAGTCACCCGGCGCCGCTCTGTCGGGACAGGTCGAACAGCTCTCCCGGCAGGGCATCGTGAACACCTTCGGCGGCGGTGTGAACGAAATTCTCCGCGACCTGGTCGCCACCAACGGCCTGGGCCTGCCGCGGCGGAGGAGGAGCGCATGA
- a CDS encoding AMP-binding protein — translation MQHDTIADLLLDRLGDNRPGLRTRERTWTWDDVVKESAARAALATELRTEGPFHIGILLANVPEFLFWLGGAALSGATVVGINSTRRGPDLEQEVRHTDCQLLITDRAGQELLDGLDTGVPPDRFLLVDDASYTARTLTPAAPRKAPDIAPDTRMLLLFTSGTTGASKAASCSQGRLAALGHSNSAKYDIGRDDISYCCMPLFHGNALMALWAPSLAAGACVALVPKFSASGFLPDVRFHGATYFTYVGKAIGYLLGTPESPDDHDNPLTHGFGTEASPEDQAAFRRRFGARLFEGYGSSEGSGMIRLDPDAPPGALGRPAHDGVAVVNPETFEVRPPALLDAYGRVTNAEEAIGEIVDRHGAAKFEGYYKNDAANAERVRNGWYWTGDLGYLDPDGCLYFAGRSGDWIRADGENTSALLVERILRRHPQVLAAAVFGVPDPRSGDQVMAALEVAEGTAFEDLRLPEFLDRQDDLGTKSAPRFVRLSTELPTTGSNKLRKKEMQLVGWHTDDPVHRWAGRDRPAYALMTGEDKQRLREEFLLYGRRRFLP, via the coding sequence GTGCAGCACGACACGATCGCCGACCTGCTGCTCGACCGGCTCGGCGACAACCGTCCCGGGCTGCGGACCCGCGAACGGACCTGGACCTGGGACGACGTGGTGAAGGAGAGCGCGGCCCGCGCCGCACTCGCCACGGAGCTGCGGACCGAAGGCCCCTTCCACATCGGGATCCTGCTGGCCAACGTCCCCGAGTTCCTGTTCTGGCTCGGCGGCGCGGCGCTGAGCGGCGCGACCGTCGTCGGGATCAACTCCACCCGGCGCGGCCCCGATCTGGAACAGGAGGTCCGGCACACCGACTGCCAGCTGCTGATCACCGACCGGGCCGGCCAGGAACTCCTCGACGGGCTGGACACCGGGGTTCCGCCCGACCGCTTCCTGCTGGTCGATGACGCGTCGTACACCGCCCGGACGCTCACTCCGGCAGCCCCGCGGAAGGCCCCGGACATCGCACCGGACACCCGGATGCTGCTGCTCTTCACCTCGGGCACCACGGGGGCGTCCAAGGCGGCGAGCTGTTCCCAGGGGCGGCTCGCGGCCCTCGGCCACTCCAACAGCGCCAAGTACGACATCGGCCGGGACGACATCAGTTACTGCTGCATGCCGCTCTTCCACGGCAACGCGCTGATGGCCCTCTGGGCGCCGTCGCTGGCCGCGGGCGCGTGCGTCGCACTCGTACCGAAGTTCTCCGCATCGGGTTTCCTGCCCGACGTACGCTTCCACGGCGCGACCTACTTCACCTATGTCGGCAAGGCGATCGGCTATCTGCTCGGCACCCCGGAGAGCCCCGACGACCACGACAACCCGCTGACCCACGGCTTCGGCACCGAGGCCTCCCCGGAGGACCAGGCGGCCTTCCGGCGCCGGTTCGGGGCGCGGCTCTTCGAGGGGTACGGATCCAGCGAGGGCAGCGGCATGATCCGCCTCGACCCCGACGCCCCGCCGGGCGCACTGGGCCGCCCCGCCCACGACGGGGTGGCGGTCGTGAACCCCGAGACCTTCGAGGTCCGCCCGCCGGCCCTGCTCGACGCGTACGGCCGCGTCACCAACGCCGAGGAGGCGATCGGCGAGATCGTCGACCGGCACGGCGCGGCCAAGTTCGAGGGCTACTACAAGAACGACGCGGCGAACGCCGAACGCGTCCGCAACGGCTGGTACTGGACCGGAGACCTCGGCTACCTCGACCCCGACGGCTGTCTGTACTTCGCGGGCCGCTCCGGCGACTGGATACGCGCCGACGGGGAGAACACCTCCGCCCTGCTCGTCGAACGCATCCTGCGCCGCCACCCCCAGGTCCTCGCCGCAGCGGTGTTCGGCGTCCCCGACCCCCGCTCCGGCGACCAGGTGATGGCCGCGCTGGAAGTCGCCGAAGGCACCGCCTTCGAGGACCTGCGGCTGCCGGAGTTCCTGGACCGGCAGGACGACCTCGGCACGAAGAGCGCACCACGCTTCGTCAGGCTCTCCACCGAGCTGCCCACGACGGGCTCCAACAAGCTCCGCAAGAAGGAGATGCAGCTCGTCGGCTGGCACACCGACGACCCGGTGCACCGCTGGGCGGGCCGCGACCGGCCCGCGTACGCCCTGATGACCGGCGAGGACAAGCAGCGGCTGCGCGAGGAGTTCCTGCTGTACGGCCGCCGGCGCTTCCTTCCGTAG
- a CDS encoding NADH:flavin oxidoreductase, whose translation MSPETPSTPDGPAVPDVLAPARLGPVQLRNRIIKAATYEALSYRSRVTEELIEFHRRYAAGGVGMTTVAYCAVAPEGRTDRHQLLWEPEAAPGLRKLTEAVHAEGAAVSAQIGHGGPVANPKGNRLPALSPSRQFHLTSLSFAKEATRDDISRITRAHADAARMAADTGFDAVEIHLGHNYLASSFLSPKINHRTDGYGGSLKNRARFAREITTAVREAVGDRIAVLAKLNMDDGVPGGIWLDEAIPVAQWLDADGCLDALELTVGSSLLNPMYLFKGDAPLKEFAAVMPQPVKLGVQLFGKQKLRSYPYQDAYLLEDAKQIRAAVKTPMVLLGGVTDKPVMDRAMAEGFEFVAMARALLREPDLINRIRADEKTRSLCIHCNKCMPASFNGTRCVLVETSSPRGDNWGRTTVS comes from the coding sequence ATGAGCCCTGAGACCCCCTCGACCCCTGACGGCCCCGCGGTGCCCGACGTACTGGCGCCCGCCCGTCTCGGCCCGGTGCAGCTGCGCAACCGCATCATCAAAGCGGCCACCTACGAGGCCCTGAGTTACCGCAGCAGGGTCACCGAGGAACTGATCGAGTTCCACCGCAGGTACGCCGCAGGCGGTGTCGGGATGACCACTGTTGCGTACTGCGCGGTCGCACCCGAGGGACGCACCGACCGCCACCAGCTCCTCTGGGAACCGGAGGCAGCGCCCGGCCTGCGCAAACTCACCGAAGCGGTCCACGCGGAGGGCGCCGCGGTCTCGGCGCAGATCGGGCACGGCGGTCCCGTCGCCAACCCGAAGGGCAACCGGCTGCCCGCGCTGTCGCCGTCCCGCCAGTTCCACCTCACCTCGCTGAGCTTCGCGAAGGAAGCCACCCGCGACGACATCAGCCGCATCACCCGCGCCCACGCGGACGCCGCCCGGATGGCCGCCGACACCGGTTTCGACGCGGTGGAGATCCACCTCGGCCACAACTACCTGGCCAGTTCGTTCCTCAGCCCGAAGATCAACCACCGGACCGACGGCTACGGCGGCAGCCTGAAGAACCGGGCCCGGTTCGCCCGCGAGATCACCACGGCGGTGCGGGAGGCGGTCGGCGACCGGATCGCGGTCCTCGCCAAACTGAACATGGACGACGGTGTCCCCGGCGGCATCTGGCTCGACGAGGCGATCCCGGTCGCCCAGTGGCTGGACGCGGACGGCTGCCTCGACGCACTCGAACTCACCGTGGGCAGCTCGCTGCTGAACCCGATGTACCTCTTCAAGGGCGACGCGCCGCTCAAGGAGTTCGCCGCCGTCATGCCCCAGCCGGTCAAACTCGGCGTGCAGCTCTTCGGGAAGCAGAAACTGCGCAGCTACCCCTACCAGGACGCCTACCTCCTGGAGGACGCCAAACAGATCAGGGCCGCGGTGAAGACGCCGATGGTGCTGCTCGGCGGAGTCACCGACAAACCCGTCATGGACCGCGCCATGGCCGAGGGCTTCGAGTTCGTCGCCATGGCCCGCGCCCTGCTCCGCGAGCCGGACCTGATCAACCGCATCCGCGCGGACGAGAAGACCCGCTCCCTGTGCATCCACTGCAACAAGTGCATGCCCGCCTCCTTCAACGGAACCCGCTGCGTCCTGGTGGAGACGAGCAGCCCGCGCGGTGACAACTGGGGCCGCACCACGGTCTCGTGA
- a CDS encoding SDR family NAD(P)-dependent oxidoreductase: MGTLAGKVALVTGAGQGVGQGIALALAAEGADIAVVGRTRARLETTCLTLRERGVRAEAYVCDVSRTETIPAVVDSVVADLGGVDILVNNAYDGAYGRLLSMTEDDFRRGFHSGPFAAFAFMKACHPHLRRNGGGSIINLVSSAMVRWDPTTYGAYAAAKQALRSLTRTAAAEWGADGIRANSIAPHALSPGLKSWTETNPEEAEAFRRTIPLGYIGDCEQDIGRAVVMLAGPDARYLTGATVPLDGGQAHFG, translated from the coding sequence ATGGGAACCCTCGCGGGGAAGGTCGCACTCGTCACCGGCGCAGGCCAGGGGGTGGGCCAGGGAATCGCATTGGCGCTGGCGGCCGAAGGCGCGGACATCGCTGTCGTCGGACGCACCCGCGCCCGCTTGGAGACCACCTGCCTGACGCTGCGGGAACGCGGTGTGCGAGCAGAGGCGTACGTGTGCGACGTGAGCCGCACCGAGACGATCCCCGCAGTCGTCGACAGCGTGGTCGCCGACCTCGGAGGTGTGGACATTCTCGTCAACAACGCCTACGACGGAGCTTACGGGCGCCTGCTGTCCATGACCGAGGACGACTTCCGACGGGGTTTCCACAGCGGGCCGTTCGCCGCCTTCGCGTTCATGAAGGCCTGCCATCCGCACCTCAGGAGGAACGGAGGGGGCAGCATCATCAACCTGGTCAGCTCGGCGATGGTGCGCTGGGATCCGACGACGTACGGAGCCTACGCGGCTGCCAAACAGGCCCTGCGCTCGCTGACACGCACCGCGGCGGCCGAATGGGGCGCCGACGGGATCAGGGCCAACTCCATTGCCCCGCACGCACTCTCGCCCGGCCTGAAGAGCTGGACGGAGACCAACCCGGAGGAGGCGGAGGCGTTCCGCCGGACCATTCCCCTGGGATACATCGGTGACTGCGAGCAGGACATCGGCCGTGCGGTCGTGATGCTCGCGGGCCCCGACGCCCGCTACCTGACCGGCGCCACCGTTCCGCTCGACGGCGGCCAGGCCCACTTCGGATGA